A segment of the Sandaracinaceae bacterium genome:
GTGAGCAGACCCAGGGTGCGCAGCAGCGGGCCGGTGGGGCGGAAGGTCAGCTCCACCACGGCGGCGAAGTTGGTGAGCCCGCCCAGCGGGATGATGGCGCCGCTCTCGAACAGGGCCGGATCGATGACGAAGCCCAGCACAAGCACCTGGCCCGAGGGGCGGACGCCCAGCACCCGGATGGTGGTGGCGTTCATCAGCTCGGGGTCCACGCCGGCCACGGCGTCGAAGGCCTGCGGGAGGTTGACGGTGGGCGGGTCGCTCGCCCACGTCACGGCGGCGCGCTCCTCGGTGATGGCGGTGAGGTCCAGCGTGTCGAAGGTGGTGTCGAAGGTGCCGCTCACGTTGGCCACGGCGAACAGGCAGATGGGCGCGTCCACGGGGCGGGCCAGCTGCGCGGGGAGCCCACCTTCGAGCTCGGCCTCGATGTCCACACGCGCGCTGCGGATGTAGTCCTGCACCTGGGCCGCCGACTCGGGGGCCACGTCGGCGCCCAGCAGCGCCGTGACGCGCGCCACCTCGGCCAGCAGCGCATCTTCGTCCCAGGCGGTGTCCAGCAGGTGCTGCATGCGAGCTTCGTAGCGCCGCCGGATGCTGGGCACCTCGAAGAGGCGGGCGCCCAGCCGCCCCGTGGTGAACACCGAGCGAAGCGGCCCGTTGATGGACCCGAGGCCCTGGTTCTGACGCAGCGGCGCGAACGCCGCGTCGGGGCCCCACGGCATGAAGTAGAGCTTGCTGTTGATGGGGTCGCGGTAGGCAAACCAGTTGTTGCGGTTGTTGCTGTAGCCATCCCACTGGCCCACCAGCGCCTCGGCCGCCCAGAACGACAGGAACGCATCCACGTGCACGCGCGCGCTGACGCCGCGGAGCATGTCCCCCTGGTCGGGGCGCTCGAGCGCCTCCTGCAGGTCCGCGAGGAACTCCCGGTCCAGCTGCTCCTCGGTCTTGCTCTGTATCCCGCCCAGGTACGGCGCCGTGAAGTCGCCGAGCTGCCCCTCGAAGAGCGCG
Coding sequences within it:
- a CDS encoding CotH kinase family protein, whose amino-acid sequence is MLAPPTPGTHRFALALLTLGLAACAADRGDFSRAADPTDAAFDPDHVLQVEVELTDPDWAELRDQGRSLADLCSSESPYEYFTATVTVDGMRFENVEVRKKGFFGSLSSARPSLKLRFAEDLGPYGLERMTLNNDNQDPSHLRTCLTYRVMDAAGVPAPRCNHARVSVNGEDLGVFTHVDSMNKPFLRLYFEDPDGALFEGQLGDFTAPYLGGIQSKTEEQLDREFLADLQEALERPDQGDMLRGVSARVHVDAFLSFWAAEALVGQWDGYSNNRNNWFAYRDPINSKLYFMPWGPDAAFAPLRQNQGLGSINGPLRSVFTTGRLGARLFEVPSIRRRYEARMQHLLDTAWDEDALLAEVARVTALLGADVAPESAAQVQDYIRSARVDIEAELEGGLPAQLARPVDAPICLFAVANVSGTFDTTFDTLDLTAITEERAAVTWASDPPTVNLPQAFDAVAGVDPELMNATTIRVLGVRPSGQVLVLGFVIDPALFESGAIIPLGGLTNFAAVVELTFRPTGPLLRTLGLLTDGVLTLDVIEPVSGGQISGSFSGVFYEQR